The following proteins are co-located in the Manihot esculenta cultivar AM560-2 chromosome 9, M.esculenta_v8, whole genome shotgun sequence genome:
- the LOC110622826 gene encoding 4-coumarate--CoA ligase 2, with protein sequence MISIASLELEPSKPEVSPPHNSDAHIFRSKLPDIPISNHLSLHAYCFENLLSFADRPCLISGSTGKTYSFAETHLVSQKCAAGLSNLGINKGDVVMILLQNCPEFVFSFMGASMIGAVTTTANPFYTSNEIFKQFTSSRAKLIITQSQYVDKLRDSQENQPKLGQDFNVITIDDPPENCLHFTVLSEAKESEIPDVTIHPDDPVALPFSSGTTGLPKGVILTHKSLITSVAQQVDGENPNLYLKQEDVVLCVLPLFHIYSLNSVLLCSLRAGAAVLFMQKFEIGALLELIQKHKVSVAAVVPPLVLALAKNPMVAGFDLSSIRVVLSGAAPLGKELEDALRSRVPQAILGQGYGMTEAGPVLSMCLGFAKQPFPTKSGSCGTVVRNAELKVIDPETGCSLGYNQPGEICIRGQQIMKGYLNDLEATANTIDVEGWLHTGDIGYVDDDEEVFIVDRVKEIIKFKGFQVPPAELEALLVNHPSIADAAVVPQKDEVAGEAPVAFVVPSNGFELTEEAVKDYIAKQVVFYKKLHKVYFVHAIPKSPSGKILRKDIKAKLASTSSVS encoded by the exons ATGATATCTATTGCTTCCCTTGAACTTGAACCTTCCAAGCCTGAAGTCTCTCCTCCTCACAATTCTGATGCCCATATTTTCAGATCAAAATTGCCTGACATTCCCATCTCTAACCACCTTTCTCTCCATGCATACTGCTTTGAGAATCTCTTAAGTTTTGCTGATAGGCCATGTCTTATTTCAGGCTCCACTGGCAAGACATATTCTTTTGCTGAAACCCACCTCGTATCTCAGAAGTGTGCTGCTGGGTTGTCCAATTTGGGCATAAACAAAGGTGATGTCGTCATGATTCTCCTACAAAATTGTCCTGAATTTGTCTTCTCTTTCATGGGTGCTTCCATGATTGGTGCAGTCACCACCACTGCCAATCCATTTTATACTTCAAATGAAATATTCAAACAGTTTACTTCTTCTCGTGCCAAGCTGATCATTACGCAATCTCAATACGTTGATAAGCTAAGAGATTCCCAAGAAAACCAACCAAAACTCGGCCAAGATTTTAATGTTATCACCATTGATGACCCACCTGAGAATTGTCTTCATTTCACGGTGCTTTCAGAGGCCAAGGAGAGCGAAATCCCAGATGTAACAATCCACCCTGACGATCCTGTTGCATTGCCCTTCTCTTCAGGAACCACAGGGCTTCCTAAAGGAGTCATATTAACCCACAAGAGCTTGATAACGAGTGTGGCTCAGCAAGTTGATGGAGAGAACCCAAACTTATACTTGAAACAAGAAGACGTTGTGTTGTGTGTTCTGCCTCTGTTTCATATATATTCACTCAACAGTGTTTTGCTCTGCTCGCTGAGAGCTGGGGCAGCGGTTTTGTTCATGCAAAAATTTGAGATAGGAGCATTGCTAGAGCTAATTCAGAAGCATAAGGTGTCGGTAGCAGCGGTGGTGCCACCGCTAGTGCTGGCGTTGGCAAAGAATCCGATGGTGGCAGGGTTCGACCTGAGCTCGATCAGAGTGGTGCTGTCAGGGGCCGCGCCGCTGGGGAAAGAGCTGGAGGATGCTCTACGGAGTAGGGTGCCACAGGCGATATTAGGACAG GGGTACGGCATGACAGAGGCAGGGCCAGTGCTATCAATGTGCTTAGGATTTGCAAAGCAGCCATTTCCAACCAAGTCAGGTTCATGTGGCACTGTGGTTAGAAATGCAGAGCTCAAGGTCATTGACCCTGAAACTGGCTGCTCCCTTGGCTACAACCAACCTGGTGAAATTTGCATTCGTGGGCAACAAATTATGAAAG ggtATTTGAATGATCTGGAGGCCACAGCAAATACCATAGATGTTGAAGGTTGGCTTCATACTGGAGACATTGGTTATGTAGATGATGATGAGGAGGTTTTCATTGTTGATAGAGTCAAGGAAATTATCAAATTCAAAGGCTTCCAA GTGCCACCAGCAGAGCTTGAGGCCCTCCTGGTAAACCACCCATCAATTGCAGATGCTGCTGTTGTCCC GCAAAAAGATGAAGTTGCTGGAGAAGCTCCTGTTGCATTTGTAGTTCCATCAAATGGGTTCGAGCTCACTGAGGAGGCCGTAAAAGATTACATAGCAAAACAG GTGGTGTTCTACAAGAAACTGCACAAAGTGTACTTTGTTCATGCAATTCCCAAGTCTCCCTCTGGAAAGATATTAAGGAAAGACATCAAAGCCAAGCTGGCGTCAACCTCCTCAGTGtcttag
- the LOC110622827 gene encoding NADH dehydrogenase [ubiquinone] iron-sulfur protein 6, mitochondrial: MASALLRTLTRSSNLGCSTRNFSLVTSQISNHTAKWMQDTSKKSPMELINEIPPIKVEGRIVACEGDTNPALGHPIEFICLDLKEPAVCKYCGLRYVQDHHH, from the exons ATGGCTTCTGCTTTGTTGAGAACCCTAACGAGATCGTCCAATTTGGGTTGCAGCACCAGAAATTTCAGTCTCGTTACCAGTCAAATCAGCAATCACACTGCCAAATGGATGCAG GATACTAGCAAGAAATCTCCAATGGAGTTGATCAATGAAATTCCACCCATCAAGGTTGAAGGCAGGATTGTTGCATGCGAAGGAG ACACGAACCCTGCACTCGGGCATCCTATTGAGTTCATATGCCTTGACTTGAAGGAGCCAGCCGTCTGCAAGTACTGTGGCCTACGCTATGTCCAGGATCATCATCACTAG